A window of Fusarium oxysporum Fo47 chromosome II, complete sequence genomic DNA:
TACAGGGGAAAAGCGAAAGATCTGTTCACACGTCTCCGTAAGAACCTTGTTGACACCGTGTACAAGAGTTGGGAAGAAACAGGCTTCGCCTGGGAGCAGTACAACCCCGACACGGGTGCCGGCCAGCGAACACAGCACTTCACTGGATGGACCAGTCTTgttgtcaagatcatggcTATGGAAGATCCTAGTCAGGAGGCTCATGCCAAGGACGAGCTGTAAATGAGTCAGAATATAACAAGGCAATGTAGGACTGCTTTGAAAAGGTGTTATGTGTATCCTGATATGCCAATTGAAACATACCGGCTATTGGTCAATGGTTAGTCACAGCCAAGACATGCATCGTAAAGCAATCCCACGGCTCGTACCGCATCCTCAAGTCATGCAGGCTTTGTGAGGCTTGGGGGCTACGAGGCTGGGAACAGGGATCGAAACATTCTACCATATTGGGCAAGTCAGGTACAGAGCCTCCAAACTCTGTTTTGGTGCTTCTGTGCGACGGATGGCTGTGATTTGATGCCTGGTGCCTGGTGATGGCTCAATGGGTGCAGATCGGTGACTGGTTTGTGTGCCATACGGATCGGCAGGCTGTCAACGTCTTAGTGGCGTCGGTGGAACTTACTCAAATGGCCGAAGGTTGTCGATGAAGTCGAAAAAGAAAGGGTGCTTGTGTTTagtcaacatcaacgtcaGCGGGTTTCTAGCAATGTCACGATTCTTGCATCGGTTACCAGTCATAGTCTACCGGCTTGCTTCCGGGACGAGAGTAGCTGCCGAGACATAAGCCGCAGATCCGTAGATGCAACCATTCTTAGAAATGCCCAGAATTGCTTGAGTGCATGAGGTTGATAGATTGTGTATAGCTTCGACGCGAACAGGCTGCAACCTGTATTGGTGGAACCCGAGCTTCCACGCCCAAGGGAACCCTCCGATACACCGTAGCAGGCGTTGCAATCCTTCCCGAGACATGGCTCAGGGGAGTAAGCAGAAACAAAACAGCAGGCAAGGATCTGGAAAGCTATATCCGTAATGTCTCAGAGGTAGCCGAGACGGCAGAAACATGGTTCATGTCTTAGGTCTTAGGTAGAAACAGTAATACAAGAGCCTGGTCTAGGTTGCAAGGCTGATTTCTTGGATAATGCCTCGTGGTGGTGAGTGTACCGTCTAAGCCTGGTGATTGGATCAATTGGAGCCTGTCCGGGGCTATGCACTGAGCTACCGTAGCGAAAACAGTCAGATGAAGCGACAGCGCGCCAATTGGCCAATCATAGCGTTGTTTCTATTTTTAAAGCGCTTAAACTCGACAAGGGTACATGTGTGTGGCAGGGTGAGGTTGGTGTACCATTGCGGCTGTTTGTAAGAATTCGAGACTCGACGGACATCATGATGTGATTGAAATGTGATTTCCGATCGCGAAATGTTTCCATTGATAGAACAAGCGTAGCATTGGCGATTCTTGGGAGCAAATGCGTCAATGGTTCGACCTTTCAGCTCGTTGGTCATTCACAGCAGGCGCTTAACATGGCTGTTTGGGGGTCTGGCCAATGAGAAGCGGTACCAGAGATCTCAGTGAGAATCGAGAACCCCCGTCGAGTCTCAGTATCGAGGGGAATTGGATGCTCAGAAATTAGGTCCCAAGGGATTGGGAGGCCCGCGCTGGCCGGCGAAAGGGCCAGAACCTGAACCTGACTGACGGGTAAGACCAGATGCCGTGCCGACCGGAATGAAGGAGTCCCGGCCACCCAATAGACTAGTGTACGAGTGATAGTAAGGTCAGAAGGGGCTGTTCGACGATTACCTCATGGGTGTGAGTGTGGGTGATAGAGTGCGCGTGGTGTAAGTTGAGGTTGTCTCGATTTGAACGTGACGTTTCATTCTTCTGCCCCCACGAGACCGATTGAGTAACTGCAATATTCGGGAACCTGACAAGGTTCTTTTGTTGGTTTCAATAATCAATTGACGGTGCAAGATGAGTCATGATAAGAGAAAGAGTTCATGTTTAGTAAGAAAGGCGGAATATGCAAAGGGTGACTCTTCGGTGATGATGATTAGGGAAAAGGGCCCTGGAATCTGTGGCAGTTTGTTCCTTCGGTAGGCGGAAACACGGGTTTGACCGATGCACGCCAATGGGGAAGTCGCGTCATGGCTTCTGTGGCTGCATCCGCCATTTGCGGGATGACAAAGCGGGATGACAGAATAAATGGTGCAATTTGCTGACTTATTCGCTACTGTGATGCCTCATGTAAATGTCTTGTCTTTTAGGCAACCTTTTAAACTTATCAAAAGTGCCCATGTGACGAGAAATTGCACTTtggaagcttcttctctgtgCCTATTGCGATATGGGACGCGCATGCAGTCAAGTACACGTTGGCACATTCAACGAATTTCAACCGGGATTAATTGGAATCTCTTTGTCTACTCCGTCCGTACCGTACCGTACTCTGTCTCTCTCTAAACTCCATGATTGACTCCGAACCTAATCGGAGTTTTCATGGAATTGGAATCACACGGCCTCATTTGTCAGCCTTGATGACGTTTCTGCGTTGCAAGTCCGCAATTGTCTTGACATTTATACAGTACCAAGAGTGTGGAATAGTATGGGCGGGATCATAATACGAATACTATGCAGTATGTTAGAGGTGCGTATTTACGTATCTAAGCTCCGTCTCCACACCAACTCTCCAAACTCATTGATATGTTATCTTGAACAATTGCATTGTTGGGGGTCAAAAAAACTACCATGATGCATCTATTCTGCATCTGCTCCAGGTCCATGGCCAGAGCCGTGGGCATGATTGATTACATGTACAAGGGTGTTCATTTGAGGCTGTGGCTTATTATAACGTATACCCTGCCCAAGCCCCGTAAGCCCATCAAGACTCAAAAGACTCACTCAGTAATACAATACGCAGCGACTTGACTGGATACGGCCCGGGTCTTCCGCACCCCGACCCGACCCCTACCCCGGGTACCGTGGGCGTGGCTACTTATTAACTTACACCGTTTGACAAAGACCCCTGTAACTGCAAGGTCCGGTCCCCATAAACCATTGCCCTCAGCCCTACGATGGTGTCCTCCACCACTTACGGCTTTGATGGATTCCCTGTCAGCTCGGCGACATGGCGCAGACTGACGGAAGCGAAAGAAGGTTCCATGGCATGGCAAGGGCGGAACAACGGGCACTGCTGTAATCTACCTAGCCTAAGGTAGCCAAACCTAGCACGATACGCTATGTAGTGTGTTTCTATTTTGTTGCCCCCATGCTAAGGGTGTGCTTGATCGTCATGATACGACAACACAAACGAACGAACAGGCGTCAGTCAGAGTCAGCCGCTTCCACCGTCTACCGAGAATCCCTATCTGCGATGTGCTTAGTTACCCTTGGCTTCGTTCTATAGTTGACTCAGTTTCTATATAACTGTCCATGTCCTCCTGCTCTGAATTAGaattctcatcaccatcaacaaccagTTTCATCTACACTCTACAACTACACTACAACTCAACATTTACATACAACAACTCAACTCtttcaactcaactcaactcaacttcCATCTTCACCCAAAATTCATACTtaactcaactcaactctaCAACATTTACAATGGCTGCTTTCACTCTCACATTTGCTCCCACCACTCGATCCTTCGGCCGATCTGGCTACAACAAGGACGGTGACGACTCTGACTCCAAGCCCACAAACAACCGTGGTCGATCTGGCTACAACGAGCCTGAGGAAGGAGACTCTGGTCGCTCTGGCTATAACGGCCCTGAAGACGATGATTCCTCCAAGGGCAACAAGGGTCGCTCTGGCTACAATGGTCCCAGCGACAATGACGAGGAGTAAACTCCTTTGTTACTCTTGAGTCACTTCCCAAAAGCATACACAGCGACAGCGCAAGCATGGAACGGAGTTTTCTGTTTAGACACTAGTTTCAACAACATCTGCATGGAACGGAGTTTTGTTTTgttctcatcatcagcattgGTATTCGGAGGAACAAGTTGCAGACACGGCATCGCATATCAGGAGTTGGAAAAGACGGAAGCATAGCATCACACAGCGttggcatggcatggcataGAAGCGAGCATACAGCATGACATATTTCCTTTTGCTTTATTTTTCTTGTCATTTCATCTCAAATTTATTTTCGCTTTCTCTTTTCATAACCGACTAGACCAGGCCCAGGTGGCCCAACATTGAGTCTTTCAATTTGTTCAGACCAGCTGCTCTCTATAGAATATTCCTCGATGGAAAATATATTTCAACTCTCCCACCAATCTCTCATCGCTATAGTCTTCTTTGCCACGCGCTTATTTCCCCACACAGAATCTAACACGTCTCAAATCAGCATCTTGTCAGACATCTCATACACAATTTTGTCAGAACTTACTTTTCAAAGATAACACCCAGtacatcctcaacatctccaaacTCATCCCGCCCTGTGATCCGTGCAAGGCAATTCGCAGCATACCTTAGATACTCGGCCGCGAGGACGGCATCAGCATCCAAGCCCTCTTCAGGGGCAGCCTCCATCATGAAGTCCTCCAAGTGTCGACGACACTTGATAAGGAGCTGGCGCTGACGCTCTGTAACGCCTAGCAGGTCCTGAAGATCGACAGGCATGGATGTCATCTTCTCAAAGGATGCCACGAGCTTGGTGATCACAGCCTGGATACCGCCAGGATCCTTGCTTTCCCATGTCCCTGCCTGAGCCTCCTTACACGATACGGACACGAACTCCGCCGCCGCTAGCTTGGGGGCTCGAATTCGAACGATTTTTCTGAAATCTTGAACCAGCTTCTCAAATTCCTCTTTACCAACTGCATCTTGTTTattgacaacaacaacacagTCCTCCGCCCCTGCAGCGAGATCGAGCGTTTCTTGGTCGTATTGCACAAATGGTCCATTCTGACCATCCTCCACGGATGCTAGGACTATAACGAGGTCAGAGTCCAGAGCTCGTTGCTTTGCTCGCCGTataccttcttcttccacggCCCCAATTGCGCCACTATCAGCCCCGTTGATCACCTGGGAACCTTTGGATCGAAATCCTGCCGTATCTGCAAATGAACATAAATAGCCGCGAATGTCTAAGCTCGCCTCGACGATATCTCGAGTTGTGCCTGCTTCGCCGGACACAATAGATGCCTCGCGCCCAACGATCAGGTTCATAAGCGAGCTCTTACCAACATTGGGTGGCCCTAACAGCGCTATACGAATTCCATTCCTCAAAAGCTCGCTCCTTTGACTTCCCTGCTCATGCAGCTCAATGCTGTGTAGCATCCTAGCAACCTGCGCAGTCACATTCTGTAACAATTCAGCCTGGGACTCGTCAAAGTGCTGGTCTTCGGAAAAGTCGATCAATGCTTCGATCTCACCACGAGCCAACAAGAGTTGCTCTCTCCATGTCTCGTATTGTCGTCCAAGAACACCTGAATTGCCTCGCACAGCTGCACGACGTTGCTGTTCCGTTTCAGCTGCCAGGGTGTCGCTCAGGGATTCAATTTGAGCAAGATCCAGGCGGTCGTTGAAAAAGGCGCGCTTCGTAAACTCGCCAGGCTCTGCGTATCGAATACGATGTGTAGCGGAACATTTCGGAATGGCTGCTAACACAGCTTTTACAGTGGCTGATCCTCCATGAACGTGCAACTCCAAGACATCGTCACCAGTTACAGTCTTTGGGCTAGGAAAGTaaagaacaagagcttcTGAGTCCAGCACTATCTGCTCATTATTGGCATGCTGCGGGTCATATAGGGACCGTACTTTTGCATATCTCGGTTTTGGTAATGGTTTTGATGGGCAAAGTGCCTCATAAATCTTCAGCCCAACATTAGATACTgtatatataagaatttGTATGACACTCACCTCAAGACATGATGGGCCAGAAATGCGAATTACCGCAATACCGGCCCGACCCTGCGCCGTTGATAGAGCATAGATGGTGTCGTCTATGATTGGTAGTCCGGATACAAATTCAGGGTTTTGAGTATGCCACGACTGATGTGAATATGGCTTTGATACCGAGGCAATAGAATACCGCAAAGGTTGTGTAAAGAGTTGGTCGTTGCACTTGCTAATATAGAATGGGGATAAGAAGACTCGAGAGCGATTCGCTTTGCAATTGAGTCTCCTTAGGAGACTGCGTCTCAGCATCGGCGAAATGAGTGACAGTGAGATGTTCAAACTTGTTCTAATTTTTATTTGCTCTGGTTTTCTTAGAGCGAAGACGATAGACGCTGTATTCGGGAGTGACAATTGAGTATTGGCTGAGTTTTCCTGGTTGGAGACATAAACAAGAGAGAAACCTGAGGTTGATTCCATGTTATAGCGCTCAGGGCCCACTGATCGTATCAAACTGATAGTGCGCTAATCCACTGAAACTCATCCATCAGGGTCACGGTGATGGAATGTTCAACATACCTAGAGAATCATCACCAGTACAAGTTGTTTAAGCATAGCTCCTTTTATTACGCTTCATTTATTTGGTTCTTATTCTTTATCCTCATGGAGCATGTTGAATTCAACATCCATCTAGGTTGACTTTTATCCTTGATGTCGTACACGCATCTGATCAATTCCATAAAATCCTCAAACCATCCAGCTCAAACTTTTCATGATTGAATTTTTTTCTAAGAGGTAGCAAACGTCTCAATGAACTTGGCAAGTTTTTCGGCGCCCTCCAAGGAAATGGAATTGTAGCTGCTGGCACGAATACCACCCACGCTTCGGTGACCCTTGAGGCCGGTGAGACCCTGTGCAGTGGCCTCCTTAAGGAAAGCCTTCTCTGTGCCATCAGTGTCGCCATTCTTGGTAACGCGGAAGCAGATGTTCATCCTTGAACGAACCGACTTGTCAGGGACAACTCTGTACACATCGGGGTGGGCGTCAAGAGCACCATAGATAAgctcggccttcttggcggACACGGCCTCCTGTCCCTCAACCTTGTTATAGGTGCTGAGTGACTTCTTGAGAACTTGGCCAGCGATATAGACACTAAATCTAGTCAGTACATGTATCAAACGTGTCTTATAGAAGCGCTTACTCGAAGATGCTAAGGGTGTTGTAGAGActgttgttcttggcgatAGTCTCGTAAGAGAAGATGATAGGAGGGATAGGAAGTCCAAGTCGTCGAAGAAGTGCgggaggaggttgaggtgtcttgggaggaagaaggctCTTCTTGATAATCACAACGGTGACACCAGTGCAGCCGAGGTTCTTCTGGgcgccgaagaagatgactGAGAAGTTTCGGACAGGGATTCTCCTCGACAGGATGTTGGAGGACATATCGGCCACAACAATAGGGCCCTCGCCGTCAGGTCCAGGGGTCAGGGACTGAGGGAAAGCAGGAAATTCTACACCATCGACGGTCTCGTTATCGCAATAATACACCAAAGCAGCTTCCTTGGAGAGGTTCCAGGTGCTCTCCTCAGGAATCTTGCCATACTTGCCATTGTTAATCTGGCGGGCGTCAGCGACAATGTTGACATGCTCAGGACCAAGCAGTCGTTTGGCTTCTTCAGAAGCCTTCTGAGACCAGCCACCAGTAACAATGTAGTCAgtcttgagctccttctcGACTGCATTTCTGAGCTCCTGCTCCACACGAGGGTCATCCTCCGGAGCCTTGAGGTTGGCAACAAtctgggccttcttctttgtcaCCCATGCACCGACAAGGTTGTACATGGTAGCGGAGAACTCTCCACTTCCACCACCCTGCATGAAAAGAACCTCATAGTCCTCGGGAATGTCAATGTAAGAGGCAAGATCAGCCTTAGCctcgttgatgatgtttgtAGCCAGCTCTGAACGATGGCTGTGCTCAGCAATACCTTTTCATTTGATTAGTGACGTTCACGATGAATTATG
This region includes:
- a CDS encoding uncharacterized protein (expressed protein), translated to MSSCSELEFSSPSTTSFIYTLQLHYNSTFTYNNSTLSTQLNSTSIFTQNSYLTQLNSTTFTMAAFTLTFAPTTRSFGRSGYNKDGDDSDSKPTNNRGRSGYNEPEEGDSGRSGYNGPEDDDSSKGNKGRSGYNGPSDNDEE
- a CDS encoding GTP-binding protein TrmE N-terminus-domain-containing protein; protein product: MESTSGFSLVYVSNQENSANTQLSLPNTASIVFALRKPEQIKIRTSLNISLSLISPMLRRSLLRRLNCKANRSRVFLSPFYISKCNDQLFTQPLRYSIASVSKPYSHQSWHTQNPEFVSGLPIIDDTIYALSTAQGRAGIAVIRISGPSCLEIYEALCPSKPLPKPRYAKVRSLYDPQHANNEQIVLDSEALVLYFPSPKTVTGDDVLELHVHGGSATVKAVLAAIPKCSATHRIRYAEPGEFTKRAFFNDRLDLAQIESLSDTLAAETEQQRRAAVRGNSGVLGRQYETWREQLLLARGEIEALIDFSEDQHFDESQAELLQNVTAQVARMLHSIELHEQGSQRSELLRNGIRIALLGPPNVGKSSLMNLIVGREASIVSGEAGTTRDIVEASLDIRGYLCSFADTAGFRSKGSQVINGADSGAIGAVEEEGIRRAKQRALDSDLVIVLASVEDGQNGPFVQYDQETLDLAAGAEDCVVVVNKQDAVGKEEFEKLVQDFRKIVRIRAPKLAAAEFVSVSCKEAQAGTWESKDPGGIQAVITKLVASFEKMTSMPVDLQDLLGVTERQRQLLIKCRRHLEDFMMEAAPEEGLDADAVLAAEYLRYAANCLARITGRDEFGDVEDVLGVIFEK
- a CDS encoding pyridoxal phosphate-dependent transferase — encoded protein: MPSRSEITYFGAGPALLPTDVLEKAAQALIDYEHTGLGIAEHSHRSELATNIINEAKADLASYIDIPEDYEVLFMQGGGSGEFSATMYNLVGAWVTKKKAQIVANLKAPEDDPRVEQELRNAVEKELKTDYIVTGGWSQKASEEAKRLLGPEHVNIVADARQINNGKYGKIPEESTWNLSKEAALVYYCDNETVDGVEFPAFPQSLTPGPDGEGPIVVADMSSNILSRRIPVRNFSVIFFGAQKNLGCTGVTVVIIKKSLLPPKTPQPPPALLRRLGLPIPPIIFSYETIAKNNSLYNTLSIFDVYIAGQVLKKSLSTYNKVEGQEAVSAKKAELIYGALDAHPDVYRVVPDKSVRSRMNICFRVTKNGDTDGTEKAFLKEATAQGLTGLKGHRSVGGIRASSYNSISLEGAEKLAKFIETFATS